A part of Cannabis sativa cultivar Pink pepper isolate KNU-18-1 chromosome 6, ASM2916894v1, whole genome shotgun sequence genomic DNA contains:
- the LOC133039176 gene encoding uncharacterized protein LOC133039176, with the protein MIGDVENLAFVSDRHQSIVRALDIVFPDAHHGACYHHIIMNVNHKFKTDVFTNHIYTCAYTYSRSEFHREFENTRAMNAAAESFNNTTKDARGFPITDAVAFLRSKVQKWFASRKEKADKWTKSLAPKMEEDLTLHFEKGRHLNVDSCGPYTLQVHLGGTVLTGGVVDLRQHTCTCGLFQCMKFPCPHACAASQERSISAYTLCSPYYTTEYWRRTYEGTIMPVGEEDDWELPDDIKNMTVGVPVEKQPVGRPKKQKVGRIKNNRTACNGERIIKSRNCSKCGAKGHNRSTCNYRG; encoded by the exons atgattGGTGATGTTGAGAACTTAGCCTTCGTTTCGGATAGACATCAAAGCATTGTTCGTGCTTTGGATATCGTGTTCCCTGATGCACACCACGGTGCATGCTACCACCACATTATTATGAACGTCaaccacaagttcaagactgacgtcttcacgaatcacatttacacGTGTGCCTACACGTATTCAAGATCAGAGTTTCACAGAGAATTTGAGAACACTCGGGCAATGAATGCTGCG GCTGAGAGCTTCAACAACACaactaaggatgcaagaggCTTCCCAATCACTGATGCTGTAGCATTCCTGAGGTCTAAAGTCCAAAAGTGGTTTGCTTCACGAAAAGAAAAAGCTGACAAGTGGACGAAGTCCCTAGCACCAAAAATGGAGGAGGACTTgacattgcattttgaaaaaggtCGGCATTTGAACGTTGACTCATGCGGGCCTTACACGTTGCAAGTTCACCTTGGAGGAACAGTTCTGACCGGTGGCGTAGTGGACTTGCGACAACATACTTGCACTTGCGGCTTGTTCCAGTGCATGAAGTTTCCTTGTCCTCATGCATGTGCTGCATCTCAGGAGCGAAGTATTAGCGCGTACACACTATGCTCGCCATATTACACGACAGAATATTGGAGGAGGACATATGAAGGAACAATTATGCCAGTTGGTGAAGAGGATGATTGGGAATTGCCTGATGACATCAAGAACATGACAGTTGGAGTGCCTGTTGAGAAGCAACCAGTAGGGCGACCCAAGAAGCAAAAGGTTGGAAGAATTAAGAACAACCGAACTGCTTGTAACGGTGAAAGGATTATCAAATCACGAAATTGTAGCAAGTGCGGTGCCAAGGGGCACAACAGAAGCACTTGCAACTACCGAggttaa